TGGCTTACAATTGCAAGAAACGCCGATGCTGAGAAAGAAGAGACAATACTCGATACTGGTGGAGATCTCACTGACACAAAACTCATAAAGGTAGATGGTGTTACCTTGCTAAGCAACGGCTCCAATAAGCTTATCTTCAGCACAGGTTTTCCGCAAAATCTCTGGATTCACAACTCCCGTATCATTGGCTCAGGGAGATGGATTCAAGGTTCGAATCCTATCAATCATAAAGACGCGTATTATACAGATACATATATTTATAATGTTGATAGAGCAGTGCGCGGAGGTCTTATCGCTCGTGGTCTCGAGATCAAGCATATAGGAGAAGATGCTTTTCAAAATTTTCCTCTTGTCATAAACACCACTTTAGATGACCAGGATCCTGGTAGTACGTATTGGCACGCTGACTCATACCAGTCATGGGGAGATGGACCATCCAATCGGATTATTTATAATTTTTACGGAACCGATTTACATTATCAAGGATTATTTATGCGGGCTACTCAATCCCCAGGAAACAATAATGCATTTGTAAACATGTTTTTGGAGATGCGCGAACCCGGAAGGCAGGGTAGCTCCGGGGGAAAAACCATACTTACAAATGGTGCACTTTATGGAGTCTGGGATCATTTATTGTTATGGCATTGCACGTTTCCGACGGAGTTTTTTGCTATAAATGCTGATGATTCTGGCTTTGGTTTCACCAATTCTTCGTTCATAGGCAATGTATTCTATGAATACCGTGATAATGTCACGAAAAATGGTGGAGATCCTTCTTATGCCGCTCCTGAAAATTTTGGAAATAATGACTTTCAGCATAATCACTATATTTGGAGTTGTACCGACCAAGGAAATTGCAGCGGCTCGGAGCCACACTGGTATTCAAAATCACCCGATAGTGACATCAATGTATCCCAGACTGTCGGGGACCCCCAAATAGACCTTACAGATCCCGCATCCACTACCTTTGGAGAACCTCTTGCTGGCTCACCGCTGGTAAATAGGCTATCTTTTTCTTTAGTTCCCGTTGACGTGCGGGGAAATTTAAGAGATCAGACTCCGGATGTAGGAGCTTTTGAATTTATGACAAATGACTCGCCACCTGTGTCAGTCCCTCGTGGTTTCAGAATACTAGAGTAAAGAGGTTTTTCAGCTGCATATTGATGTTTCTTTTGTCCCCATAGTAACTGAAGATTTACGGTTCATAGGCTTTTAAATTAAAAAAAAGATGAATACTACCTAAAATTGGAACCCATCCCGGATACACATCTGGATGATTTTTCTATCGGGAATGCCTCTCAACAGAATGCACGAAGGTTAAATATTGCCTATCTTACCACAAAATATCCTTCGGTAAGCCACACCTTTATCCGTCGAGAACTATGTGAAATAGAGAGAAGGAGGCACAAGGTTTTACGTCTTGCAATTCGTAAATCAGACGAACTACTTGTGGACCCAAAGGACCAAGAGGAAGCTGCCAAAACCATACATTGCCTCAATCTGCCTTTTTTCAAACATGCTACCTCGCTTCTTCGAATTGCCCTGTCCAAACCGTTAGATCTTTTTGATGCACTTCGTGTAGCCATAAGGATGGGAGCCCGAAGTGATAGGGGAATACTCAAACATCTTGCATACCTCGTAGAGGCTTGTTCACTTTACAGGGTTATGCAAGAGCATGGAATCCAGCATGTTCATGTCCACTTTGGCACCAACTCCACTGCTGTAGCTAGGTTGATATATCGATTGGGGGTAAGTTACAGTTTTACCGTGCATGGACCTACTGAATTTGACTCAGCAAATGCATTTGATTTGCAAGGTAAAATTAGCGATGCACTGTTTGTTGTGGCAATAACAGATTTTTGTTTTGCGCAGCTTTGTCGTTGGAGCAGTCCAAAGGATTGGCAGAAGATTCATGTTGTTGGATGCACGGTTGGTGAAGATTTTTTCCACTCATTGGAATACAAACCGTTATCATTGAGCAATAAACAATTTGTCTGCATTGGTCGTTTGACTCCGCAAAAAGGACAACTCGTGCTTCTTGAGGCTTTCGTCAACTTAATCACAAGGGGATATGATGCCCGTTTAGCTTTCGTGGGCGATGGCGAACTTCGCGATATTATAGAACAGAAAATCTCAGAAACTGGGATAGAAGAAAAAGTTCAAATCACGGGTTTTGTTTCAGAAAAACAAGTCCGTGAATATATAGCAAAAAGCCGGGCTCTTGTCTTGCCAAGTTTTGCCGAAGGTCTGCCTATGGTGATCATGGAAGCATTTGCAATGGGTCGACCCGTCATTAGCACTTTTGTTGCAGGAATACCTGAACTTGTAAAGGATGGAGAAAACGGTTGGCTCGTTCCAGCCGGAAATATCAGTAAATTGATGGAAGCTATGATTGATGTGCTGAAAACACCTGTCAGCCGGCTGGAAGAAATGGCTGCCAACGGGTGTAAGTTGACTTATGAAAACCATAACACGAATACAGAAACAGCTCGTTTAGAGCAGATATTCATGAAATATATCAAGCCAATCACTGATGACTAAAAAGAAAATCCTGGCCATCTCCTCAGGCGGAGGACATTGGATACAATTGCTCCGACTCAGACCTGCTTTTGAAGGGCATGAAGTAGCTTATGCGACGACCAGAAAGGAATACGCTGCCGAAGTACCTGACTGTCGATTCTTTTTAATTAATGACGCAACTCGCTGGAATAAAATAGGTCTGGTCAAAATGGCAATACGTATTTTCTTTGTTTTATTGTCCTTTCGCCCCGATGTTGTCATTTCTACCGGAGCTGCCTGCGGTTACTTTGCTTTGCGTTTTGCAAAAATATTCAATGCCCGAACTATATGGTTAGACAGTATAGCTAATGTAGAAGTCCTCTCGCTGACAGGACAGCTTGTTCATTCGTATGCCGATTTATGGCTCACTCAATGGCCCGAGCTTGAGAAGCCGAATGGCCCATATTTCAAGGGGAATATTCTGTGATATTAGTTACTGTCGGGGGACAGATGCCCTTCGACCGCCTCATTAGAGCAGTTGATAGTTGGGCGTCGGGGAATCAGCAGATTTATTGTTATGCGCAAATAGGGAAAGGCGGCTGGCGCCCCAAAAATATGGAATGGGTCGAATTACTGCCACCAAAAGTTCTTGCCGAAAAAATAAATAAAGCAAGTCTCGTCATTGCGCATGCCGGTATGGGAACGATACTTAGTTGTTTAGAGTTAGGCAAAAAACTGATCGTTGTCCCCCGCTATAGTTATTTGCGTGAAACCAGGAATGACCATCAGGTGGCAACAGCCCAACGCCTCGCCGCACTTGGCCTCCTAGTCTATGCAGCAGATGAGGAAAGAATCGTGCATCATCTTGATAACTATGAGAAGATAGCACCTCGCAAAAGCACTTCATGCTTCGCGTCTCCTGAACTTATTAATTCTATTATTGAGTTTATAAAATCAGACAAATAATCGATCTCTATGACAAAAAAAGCCAAAAATTGGGTCGTCTGTATGGGCGGTGAAGATTGGTGGTATCACAGTCATGCCCATTTTGATATCCAGATTATGAAACGATTTTCCAGACGATTGTCGGTTCTCTATATATGTTCAATCGGTATGCGTATGCCAAGTATCAGAAAAGACAAGCATTTCTGGTTGAGAATTAAAAGAAAAATCAACAGCATTCTAAGGGGCTTGCAAAAGGTTTCCCCTCAATTATATGTCTACAGTCCTGTTCCCTTGCCCCTATACCGGAGTCGCTTTGGACGGTTTCTGAATGCCCTTATCCTGCGAATACAGATTCATGCTGTTTATCTTTATCTGGGAATAAAAAATCCATTACTTTGGATCAATACTCCAACAGCATGGCCGGCAATGGAAAAGGATGGTAAAAGAGGACTCGTCTATCAGCGCACTGATGATTACGCTGCGTATGATTTTGACAATTTTAATGCTCAGTATGTCGCTAAGGTGGACATGAAATTACTCCAACGAGCAGACCTTGTCATCCATGTCAGTGAGGAGCTCCACAAGGAGGCGAAGGAAATAACAAGTTGCTCACTGTTATTGCCTCAAGGAGTGGATGAAATGTTTTTTCGCTTCAATGGATCAACTCCTGAAGATTTAAAATTTATTCCCAGGCCAATATTAGGCTATGTAGGAAGCATGGACACCCATAAGTTTAATAGTCAGCTTATATTTCAAGTCGCCCGAAATCTCTCTGAATGCTCCTTTGTAATGGTGGGCATCCCTCATCCCAGTACGGATGAATTGCGAAAGCTGCCAAATGTTTATTTCTTAGGACACAAGAATCACGAGGCCATTCCAGGTTATATTCACAATTTTGATATATGCATTTTGCCAACCGCGCAGACTGAATGGGGCCTGAAGTGCCGTCCTGTAAAGCTCATGGAGTATCTAGCAGCAAGGAAAGATGTTATAGCGACACCAACCCCGGCATCGAAAATATTTAAAGATCGAATTCATATCGCTGAGGATTTTACTTCATGGATAGATTTGATCCTGCATCTAACTTCATTAAATAATTCCGGAATAAAGCAATACCCCGATGTGGAGATTACAACCTGGGATAGCATATCTAGTATTATTTTCAATCAACTGGAGGAAAAGAAACTTGTCAGCTATTAAATGGCTGCTGAAAAAACAATTTTTATTGTACAGGCAGTTATATAATAAAAATCAGCCTCTCCTATTGTAAATTTAAACCTAATTAAAAATTCAGCTATACTCGATTATAGCATATCTACTTCCATACATTTTTCTCTTTATAAAAAGCATCTGTCCAAAAAGTTGTGGCCATTTAGCTATTACAGTAAAAAAACTGTATACCATTGTACTCCTATAATTGTTGGTTCTATTATATGACTTGATATAAATCTTCATAAAGAGAAAAAAATAAAGAAGCGCCAAGCATAAAAAATATACATTGAATACTATAGATACAATTACAGTAAATGTCGGAACAAAAAAAGCCCATATCCAGCAGCTTAAAGACTGCTTTAAGCAAAAGCTCTCTTTTTCCAAAAAGTGAAGGCTGACCCCCTGGGCATAAGCATGTCCGGTCCGGACCGTCCTTCTCCACCATTGAGAAAAGCAGCAAATGTTCGCATCGTGTTTTGCCATTAGTTTGTCAAGCCGAAATATTTTCCAGTTAAACTGTCTTAACCTGTAGCACATCTCCGGTTCCTCGCCTGCAATAACAGAAGGATTAAATCCTTTAATCTGTTGAAATGCAGATTTGCGGATCATAAAATCACCACCGCATGTTTCAGTTTCACCCGCTGGTATGTTCCATTCTATATCGCATAGAAGATTAAAGACACTGTTGTTAGGATATTCTTCTTTTCTTCTGCCTGCGACAACAGCGTACTGTTCATTTTCATCTAAAAATTTAGCAGCGCTGGAAAGCCATCCTTGGGACAACTGGCAATCTCCGTCAATAAATTGTATATATTCCAATGAATTTATCTTACTTTCAAGCAGTTTAAATCCTTCATTTCTTGCTCGGCCAGCACTAAAAGGAATTCTTTTGTCAAGTTGGACAAGGTGTATCCCCAGAGAACGAGCATAAGCTACGCTTTCATCTTCAGAACCGGAATCAACATAGACAATCCTCCTGCCATCTATGTGACAGAGAAGTGTTCTGAGGCATCTTTTCAATCGCTCACCCTCGTTCCGTCCAATAACAACAACCCCTATTGAAGCCTTCAAATATGTCATGTTCTAACGGTTATCCAGGAGTGAGAGGAGGTGGCTGAGGTTACTGATTGCTTAAAATTTCTACAATTTAACTCAACCCCTACTTTTCTACCTAACAATTCCAAATCCTCATCAAAAATCTGTTCGACATGTCGCAGTACTCCATCAGAAAGCATTGGTCTCTCGGTCATTGTCCAAATTCGTCTGACCTTCCTTCTGACTGATTTCGGAATAAACGCTCTTCGAAAAAAGCGCAATGTTGGATCGTTTACTAAGGCATCGCGCCAAGCGCAGACCTTGAGCCGCTCCGACGATTTGTTGCTTTGAATATCATGACACCATTCGGGTTTTGCTGGAATTTCCAAGAAGTCAAAAATGGCCTGTAACTCTTGGCGAGGAGTAATTTGTAAACGCTCTGTAAATAAAGGCAGAATGGCGGAAAAGCCAAAGGTCGATATATATGGTTCCAACTGCATATTGTATCTGCCATATTCAATTAATTCAGGATGATGCCTTACGGCTGTATTTATATCGCATGATATATTTCCCTGGGACCATTCATGGATATAGTGTGATATAAGCCGGTCGACCGGATGGCGCATCAGGTAAATGCATTTGATTTCAGGACAAAATGATTTGATTCTGTTAACTGTCTCCGGATAGTTTGGCAGCTTGGAATAGTTCGTACTTGACTCACCCTTGACTTGACCATGCCCGGCTTTTTTGAAAAAAGACTGATACCAGATAGAACCTTTATCATAATTCTCAATATCGCTAAAAAAACTAGGTTCCTTTGGAGTTGTCATAAAAAAGGATTCATGAAGGCTAAGCTGCTCATGAAGTGTACTTGTTGCACATTTCATGGCACCAATGAGGATAAAATCCGGTTTATAAATATCAGTTGTACTTTTCATACATTACTTTAACCACTGGATTTCCCATTATTTTAAATATTTTCTCGTCCGCTCATTTAATAAAAGTTTTATTTTTCGTTCTGAAGATTCTAATCTTAATTTTTTGGCCAAAAAGTATCCTGCGGTTAGCCGGAAACCATAACGTCGAAATCTAAAATTTTTTCGGAAAATCCAATTTTGTATTTGAAGAAAAATTTTCAGCATGCAAAAAGGCTCATTTTTCGTCCTAAAACAAGGTAAATACCCTCTAGCAGTCATGCGCTCAAAAACTTTGGATTCAACCAACTTGATTTGCCTCTCAGACATTTTTCTTCTCCACTGTTGAGTTAGCCTTGGGTCTGGCAGTGAATACGAAGTATGATCTGGGTATGACATCATTTTTCCATCATATTGAACATCTAAAAAGCTACAAATAGTTGAAAGTGTTTCTTTTGGTGAGAGGATCAATTCTTCTGATTTGATTTCGATAAATGCGTTTATTTCTAGAACTTGTTTAACACGTTCCCATAACCTTTCAGCTTCCACCCATCTATCGACACCATTCCAGACATTTCCAGCCCATCCCATTCCAATATTTGAACGAGCAACATCACGAGGGTCGCGGAATAAATAAATAAAGCGAGCCTGAGGAAACACCCGGAGCAATCTATCATAGTGCCTATGACAGGTTGCTCCTATTATTGATTTATTGTCTAATTCTTGTTTTTGGGCGAGAAAACTTTTTACTATTTCAAGATATTCTGAAGATTTGTCCATTTTTAAACCAGACGCTTGAAAAATTCTATTGGTTGACAAGTAATAGATATAATGTTCAACATTTGGCAATCTTTCATCTTCTGTAATAAGATCAACTGCATATTCGAATTCATTTAGCCAAGAAATATCTGGATGCCCATTGAGCATCAAACGAAGCAATGTAGTTCCAGATCTTTCAGCTCCAACTAAAAATATCGGATTCATTGCCATGTATTTATCTTCTTTTCTGAAGTTGTTGGATTCTCTGCCATCTGTTCTATCTCCAGGGAAAATCGCCCCAGAAGTGGAAGTACAGAAACATATTCATAATTAAGGGCCTGCCTGATGATAATTTGCCTGAGCCATAAGAAGTATTTGAGAAATTTTACAAATTGCAATCGAAAAAGAGATGAATAAGGATGGAAAGAGTGAGAGGTCAAGCTTACTAGGATAAATTATTAATTTAACGCCTAATCTAGCCTATCATAACTGAGTTCCTCACTCTCCATCCTCTCAAAAGTCTATCATTTTTTTAACTGCTTTTTCCACCATAATCCTCCTCCTTCTCAAGTTTGTTCTTTCTGATTATCCCCCCGGAAACTCAGCATCTCGTAGCCTAGGCCGGGACTGCTTCTTTCATCGGGACGCCGTAAATCCGTCCATGGGAGCTTCGCGGCAGACGTCCGGGCTGCGGAGTTAATCAGGTTATTCTTTTAATTGCTACATTACTCACGCCATACCTATTTCTAACATTTTATGCATGTAGCCCATTACCATGGCAATTGGTAGCTAACCATTAATCGGCAACTTGAAAGGTCTTCCCTTATCCTTTTTTTCATATATATATATTTTCAAATACTTATCTACATTCCTCTCCGGTTGTCATTTCTCCCTCAAGCAAGGAAAAATTATTTTTTCTATATACTTTTTTATGATTTCAGGTTTGCTCTCAACTCGAAGAATTTGCTATAATGAACAGCACAAGACGATAGGAATTCCAGAAAATCGATGGCCTGGCACAAAAAGACATCGACTTGCCTCTCGCCCAGAAACGTGCACAATTCATACCTAGTGCCACTACATTTCATCAGATCGGGGAACGGGTAATTTTCGATCAAGTCTTTCACTTATCCATTAGTATCCACTATATTCTCACCCTATTTTGTTCCCCGTAGGTAACCAGCTATTTTAAAATGGCAAAATACAGTTATAAAAACAACTCTTCCTAAAAGATGAACAAATTGAATCAAAAAGTGGAAATATTGGGAATATCAACATTCCTAATCGTTTCTATCCTCCTTTTACATCTTCTTTCAGGTTGCAATGAAGGGAAAATGAATGAAAACAACGCACTCCACGACGAACTATCTGCTGTACCAACTGCAAAATGGCAACAGCTTGCGAACAAAAAGATATACTTCGGGCATCAATCCGTAGGTATGAATATTTTGGACGGTATACAAGATATCATGAAAGAAAATCCGCAAATAGAATTAAATATCCAGGAAGCAAGTAGCGGGTTCAGCCAACACGGTGGAGGAGGCTTTTTCCATTCGCGTATCGGGAAAAATAAAGATCCTATATCGAAAATGAGAGAATTTGAAGAAAAAATGACCTCTGATTCTTCAGAAGAAATTGACATAGCCATTCTGAAATTATGCTATGTGGATATTACCGGAAATTCAACCCCTGAAGAAATATTTAAGGATTATGCTTCAACTATTGAAGAGATAAGAAAGAAAAACAATAGAACCAAGCTCATTCATTTTACAGTTCCCTTAACAAAGAATGAGAGTGGTATTGAGGCCTGGCTAAAGGGAATATTTGGCAAGCCTTTAAACGGACATAAAGAAAATGCCAACAGGTGGAAGTACAACAAGCAATTGCTCATTTATAACCACGGAAATGAAATGGTTTTTGACATTGCCAAAATAGAGTCGACACTGCCTAATGGCTCAAAAGTGGCCTATAAACTGGACGGCAATCAATATTATTCCCTAGCCCCGGAGTATACATATGACGGAGGCCATTTAAATGAGGTAGGACGAAAAATAGTGGCAGAAAAGCTATTGCTATTCTTAGCAAATCATCAATAAGACTGCATTGCAGGAGTAAGCATGAGTACTGAACCAGCCATTCCAATAGTGAAGGTTACTTTATCTGGGGAAGCGAGTACACCAACTCATGCTAAACACTCACTAAGAAAACATGCAATACATGGTTCGTTTTGGACGCTGGTCAATTTTGCTTTTTCAAGGCTCCTTCGGTTAGGTGGCAATCTGATTCTCACACGAATGCTTTTTCCAGAAGCGTTCGGAGTAATGGCTTTAGTTAATGTTGTGATCCACTCGCTGGAGATGTTCTCCGATCTCGGTATAGGGGCCGCACTCATACGTGACCCTCGCGGAGAAGATCCTCGTTTTTTTAATACGGCATGGACGATAGCTGTCCTCCGAGGTCTATTGCTATGGCTTGTTTCAGTGGCCATATGTTTCCCTGCAGCCCATCTCTTTGAAATACCTTCACTTGTACAATTCATTCCGGTCGCAGCACTAAGTGCGGTTCTTACAGGACTGACTTCGCCGGCTGTATATATTCTGAGAAGACGAGTCGAGTTAAGACCACTTATGATATGGGAATTAAGCTCGCAATCGCTAGGCCTAATCAGCATTATTCTGATTGCCTATTTTTTTCCTTCAGTATGGGCTCTAGTGATTGGCAACGTGATTCGCTCGTTTGTAGCTTGTTCTAGCTCATATCGATTGCTTTCCGGCTTGTCCGTTCGTTTTGAATGGAACTCTCGGGTTGCCCGGGAAGTAATCCGATTTGGAAAATGGCTGTTTTTAAGCACTGCAATAACAGCCTTGATCAGGGAGGGCGACAAAGCAATACTCGGTATAAATATAAATATGAACGACCTGGGGCTCTATGCATTGGC
This Desulfopila inferna DNA region includes the following protein-coding sequences:
- a CDS encoding glycosyltransferase family 4 protein, whose translation is MEPIPDTHLDDFSIGNASQQNARRLNIAYLTTKYPSVSHTFIRRELCEIERRRHKVLRLAIRKSDELLVDPKDQEEAAKTIHCLNLPFFKHATSLLRIALSKPLDLFDALRVAIRMGARSDRGILKHLAYLVEACSLYRVMQEHGIQHVHVHFGTNSTAVARLIYRLGVSYSFTVHGPTEFDSANAFDLQGKISDALFVVAITDFCFAQLCRWSSPKDWQKIHVVGCTVGEDFFHSLEYKPLSLSNKQFVCIGRLTPQKGQLVLLEAFVNLITRGYDARLAFVGDGELRDIIEQKISETGIEEKVQITGFVSEKQVREYIAKSRALVLPSFAEGLPMVIMEAFAMGRPVISTFVAGIPELVKDGENGWLVPAGNISKLMEAMIDVLKTPVSRLEEMAANGCKLTYENHNTNTETARLEQIFMKYIKPITDD
- a CDS encoding UDP-N-acetylglucosamine--LPS N-acetylglucosamine transferase: MTKKKILAISSGGGHWIQLLRLRPAFEGHEVAYATTRKEYAAEVPDCRFFLINDATRWNKIGLVKMAIRIFFVLLSFRPDVVISTGAACGYFALRFAKIFNARTIWLDSIANVEVLSLTGQLVHSYADLWLTQWPELEKPNGPYFKGNIL
- a CDS encoding glycosyltransferase is translated as MILVTVGGQMPFDRLIRAVDSWASGNQQIYCYAQIGKGGWRPKNMEWVELLPPKVLAEKINKASLVIAHAGMGTILSCLELGKKLIVVPRYSYLRETRNDHQVATAQRLAALGLLVYAADEERIVHHLDNYEKIAPRKSTSCFASPELINSIIEFIKSDK
- a CDS encoding glycosyltransferase; amino-acid sequence: MGGEDWWYHSHAHFDIQIMKRFSRRLSVLYICSIGMRMPSIRKDKHFWLRIKRKINSILRGLQKVSPQLYVYSPVPLPLYRSRFGRFLNALILRIQIHAVYLYLGIKNPLLWINTPTAWPAMEKDGKRGLVYQRTDDYAAYDFDNFNAQYVAKVDMKLLQRADLVIHVSEELHKEAKEITSCSLLLPQGVDEMFFRFNGSTPEDLKFIPRPILGYVGSMDTHKFNSQLIFQVARNLSECSFVMVGIPHPSTDELRKLPNVYFLGHKNHEAIPGYIHNFDICILPTAQTEWGLKCRPVKLMEYLAARKDVIATPTPASKIFKDRIHIAEDFTSWIDLILHLTSLNNSGIKQYPDVEITTWDSISSIIFNQLEEKKLVSY
- a CDS encoding glycosyltransferase family 2 protein yields the protein MTYLKASIGVVVIGRNEGERLKRCLRTLLCHIDGRRIVYVDSGSEDESVAYARSLGIHLVQLDKRIPFSAGRARNEGFKLLESKINSLEYIQFIDGDCQLSQGWLSSAAKFLDENEQYAVVAGRRKEEYPNNSVFNLLCDIEWNIPAGETETCGGDFMIRKSAFQQIKGFNPSVIAGEEPEMCYRLRQFNWKIFRLDKLMAKHDANICCFSQWWRRTVRTGHAYAQGVSLHFLEKESFCLKQSLSCWIWAFFVPTFTVIVSIVFNVYFLCLALLYFFLFMKIYIKSYNRTNNYRSTMVYSFFTVIAKWPQLFGQMLFIKRKMYGSRYAIIEYS
- a CDS encoding sulfotransferase domain-containing protein gives rise to the protein MKSTTDIYKPDFILIGAMKCATSTLHEQLSLHESFFMTTPKEPSFFSDIENYDKGSIWYQSFFKKAGHGQVKGESSTNYSKLPNYPETVNRIKSFCPEIKCIYLMRHPVDRLISHYIHEWSQGNISCDINTAVRHHPELIEYGRYNMQLEPYISTFGFSAILPLFTERLQITPRQELQAIFDFLEIPAKPEWCHDIQSNKSSERLKVCAWRDALVNDPTLRFFRRAFIPKSVRRKVRRIWTMTERPMLSDGVLRHVEQIFDEDLELLGRKVGVELNCRNFKQSVTSATSSHSWITVRT
- a CDS encoding sulfotransferase family protein; the encoded protein is MAMNPIFLVGAERSGTTLLRLMLNGHPDISWLNEFEYAVDLITEDERLPNVEHYIYYLSTNRIFQASGLKMDKSSEYLEIVKSFLAQKQELDNKSIIGATCHRHYDRLLRVFPQARFIYLFRDPRDVARSNIGMGWAGNVWNGVDRWVEAERLWERVKQVLEINAFIEIKSEELILSPKETLSTICSFLDVQYDGKMMSYPDHTSYSLPDPRLTQQWRRKMSERQIKLVESKVFERMTARGYLPCFRTKNEPFCMLKIFLQIQNWIFRKNFRFRRYGFRLTAGYFLAKKLRLESSERKIKLLLNERTRKYLK
- a CDS encoding oligosaccharide flippase family protein: MSTEPAIPIVKVTLSGEASTPTHAKHSLRKHAIHGSFWTLVNFAFSRLLRLGGNLILTRMLFPEAFGVMALVNVVIHSLEMFSDLGIGAALIRDPRGEDPRFFNTAWTIAVLRGLLLWLVSVAICFPAAHLFEIPSLVQFIPVAALSAVLTGLTSPAVYILRRRVELRPLMIWELSSQSLGLISIILIAYFFPSVWALVIGNVIRSFVACSSSYRLLSGLSVRFEWNSRVAREVIRFGKWLFLSTAITALIREGDKAILGININMNDLGLYALATFWANNVIIMLTQINSKVLFPLYSQVANQDENQLRQKVFRARLALMALSLPPLWMLAIGGQLFIELLYDPRYLNSGWMLQLLAVSAIAQTLGMGSLNAVLAKGDSFACMVVQTARAGLVIICMLMGWFIAGLAGLIGGIAIGNLLVYPVLTWAISRHKLWLPQIDLLIIGSSAVIICIGLTFIR